GAACGTCGGGAATTCGGCCACTCTCCCGATCACGATCTCGAACACGGGCGATGAGACGCTGATCATCTCGGCGAACAACTACAGCGATCCGTCGTTCACGACCGGTGGAGGCATGATTCTGAGCCTCTCGCCCGGCGCCTCGGCGAATCAGGACATCTTCTTCAACCCGACGGACGGCAACACGCACAGCGGCACGCTCACGATCGAGAGCAACGCCTCGAACGGCAACCTCGTCATCTCGCTCAGCGGCCAGGGCAACGCGGCTCCGACGCTCGATCCCATCGGCGATCAGGTCGCGACGGCCTTCGTGAATCTCAGCTTCACGGTCACGGCCTCGGACGCGGATGACACGAACGACGACATCGTCACCCTCACCATGGGCCCCGGGCTGCCTCCGGGCGCCACGTTCAACGCCGGCACCGGCCAGTTCTCCTGGACGCCTACGGACGCGGACGGCGGCCCCCACACCGTGACCTTCACGGCGTCGGACGGCCTCCTCAGCGATTCCGAGACGATCACCATCGACGTGACCGTTGGCAACCGTCCTCCGGTGGCGGACGCTGGCGGTCCGTACAGCGCAATCGTCGGCCAGCAGATCAACTTCGACGGCACCGGCTCCAGCGATCCGGATGCGGGCCAGACCCTCAGCTACAGCTGGGACTTCGGTGACGGCTCGTCGGCTTCGGGCGCGACGGCCGCCCACGCGTACGGGATCCCCGGCACGTTCCTCGTGTCGCTCGAGGTTTGCGACAACGGCGGGCCTCAGCTCTGCGCGTCGGACGTCGCTTCGGCGATCATCTCGACCGAGGTCGCCGCTTCGATCGTGCTCAAGAACAACGGTTCCACGATCCGCACGCACGGCGGCGGCAAGGAGCTCGTTGGAATCGAGCTGCCTCTCTATCCGCTCACGAGTGTCGACGTCAGCTCGATCCGTATGTCGACGGACTATCCGGGCGCGGGTTCGGTCAGCGAGATCGCGGCGCAGACGAAGGGCGCCAAGATCGGCGACCTCGACCTCGATCAGGTTCCGGATCTCGACGTGTTCTTCACGCGGGCCGACATTGCGGCGCTGCTCGGGAACGTTCCGAACAACACCGTGATCAACATCCGGGTCACCGGCAACATCGTGTCGACCTCGGGGAACCAGGCGTTCGCGGGCACCAAGTCGATCACGGTCAAGGCCGGCGGCGGTGCGGTGACGGCTTCGGCCTACCCGAACCCCTTCAATCCCGAGACCTCGATCGCCTACACGACGCGGATCAGCGGTCCGGTCACTCTCAAGATCTACTCCATCGACGGCCGGCTCGTCCGGACGCTGAAGGAGGGCGAGCACTCGACGGCGGGCACGCACGAGGTGCGCTGGAACGGCATCGACAATGCGGGCCGTCACGTTCCGTCGGGCGTCTATTTCGTGCGGACCAGCGTCCTGAGCGAGACCTCGGTCTTCAAGCTGGCGATCACGAAGTAACGAAGGTTCTTCGTCGCAGCACGAAGGTACAACGGCGGGGCGGGGGGCCTACACCGGGCCCTCCGCCCTTGTCGTAAGCGGTTCTCGTTGAATCAGATCCGGTGAGTCAGCCGTCAGCGACACAGGAAGTTACCGGGAGAGGGTTGTCTCCCCTCTCCGCGCCTTGGTAGCATCTCATGCACCGATGCCGCACCGATCTCATCCCCGCCTTCCCGAGGGCCCAGCATGCGGCCCTGCCGGCCACGAGGGTGTCGTCCGTGCGCGACGGGCTTCCACACCGCGACCAGGGACTCGGTCCGGTCGCAATCCCACGGTTCCGCGATCCGAGCTTTCGTACGCTTCGTTCGGGAGGTCGTCATGCGCAGCACCATGCTCCTACGGCTCCGGCTCTCCCCCCTGCTCGTCGCGCTCGCGCTCTGCGCGGGCGCTTCGACTGCGGCCGGCGCTGGTTTTTGGGGTCAGGACTTCAATATCTCCGGCGGGGATGTCAACGAGACGTTGACCGGATTGACCGGGCAGCGGTTCGCGGCGGTGGACGACAGCAACAATCTCTACATCGCGTTCCATGACAACCGCCACAAGACCGGGAACGACGACAACTTCGAGATCTTCTTCCGGCGGTTCGTCTTCAACTTCGGTTCCCCGTCGATCACGCGGGTCACGAACGCGCACAATCCGTCGCGCAACGTAGCGATCGCGACGAGGAACTGGGGTCAGACCGATCCGGGGACGGTCGCCGACAGCGGCCGCCTCTACCTGGCCTGGCAGGATGCGAGACTCTTCTCCATCCCCCTGTCCGGTCCCCCCAAGTCGTTCACGATCTTCTTCCGCACCTTCATGTCCCGGGGCGGCGAAGGCTTCGGACCCGAGATCCAGGTGTCCCCGTACGACTCTCTCAACGTGGCCGATCCTCCGGTCACGGCCTGCGGCGACTCCTCGCGCGTGTGGATCGTCTATCCGAAGGGGGAGAACCTGGGCACGAACACCAACCTCTACGTCGCGGTCTATAACGCGCTCACACGCACGATGGGTCCGGAGCAGCTTCTCGTGTCGGGCGCGCCCAAGGCCACCCTTCCCTCGATCGCGGCCTCCAAGGACGGAGTGGTGCACGTGGTGTGGAGCGACAACCGGGTCGGCGGAGTCAACCAGATCTGGACCAAGCGCTTCGTTCCGGGCTCCGGCTGGACGACCGAGCAGCAGCTCGTCTTCAGCACCGGCGTCTCCACGGCGGCGAACCTGATCGCGAGCTACTCGGGAAAGGTCCACATGGTCTGGCAGGACACCCGGGACGGAAACAACGAGGTCTATTACAAGGAATACGTCCCGGGCACCGGATGGGATCCCGTCGACGTCCGCTTGACGACCCAGGTCAACACCCAGCGGGAGGCCCAGATCGACGCCGACCCGATGGACAACCTCTACGTCGTCTGGACGGACCAGCGGAACGGGGCGGCCAATCAGGACATCTTCTATCGCGAGCGAATGGGGGGTCTCTGGCAGCCGGAGATGTCTCTGGTCGGGGCAGGCACCGACACGACGAACCAGGTCCAGCAGTTCCCCGGCATCACCCATGACGGAACCGGCAAGTCCTATGTCACCTGGACCGACTGGCGCCTTCCCGCGAGCAGCGGCCGGAACAAGGACGTCTTCTACAAGGAGGGGATCGGGGTGGTCACGTCCGTCGAGGCGACCCCCGCGCCGACCTTCTCCAAGCTCCTGAGAAACTACCCGAATCCATTCAATCCCCTGACCAAGATCGCCTTCCGCATGGAGCGGGATGCCCAGGTGTCGCTCCGCGTCTACGACATCCAGGGAAGGCTCGTCCGTAGCCTCGTGGACGACTATCTGGCCGCGGGACCGAGAGTTGTGGAATGGGACGGTGCCGACGACCAGGGTCACCCGGTCGCTTCGGGCACGTACTATCTTCGCCTTCAGGGAGGAGGGAAATACCTCAGCAGGGCGGTCAACCTGCTGAAATGATGTGAGTTCGGAGGGGGCGGGACCTTGTCGGCCGGTCCTCATTCAGCGTTGACGGTGATGGGTTCCACCTGGTATAATTCCCGGGCTTTGCCAACCCCTCGGCAAAGCACCAAACACTCGGATTCAGGGGCTGAAACCCCCATTCATTCAACGAGGCTATGGCGAAATCTCCCCGTTTCGCATACGGCTTGTCGGTCGAAACCCGCGAAGCTGAAATGTTCCTTCCGTCACGGATGGAGGATTTCGGCTTTGTCGTTTTTCAGGGCTAGAAGTCCGTCGGGAGACTGAACCAAAACCTCACGCAACTCAGGGACTGACAACCGAAGCGAGGTTCCCCCCGGTGTACCGCGTACAACGATCTCTCCGCACGCAGCATGGATTCGCCGCGATCGCCCTGATCGTTCTGGCGGCGCTCGCGCCGTCGACTTCCTGGGCCTCGTTCGAGAAGACCGTCGCCAAGGACTGGAAGGACATCTTCTCCGTCGGTCCTCGGCCCGATTTCACCCCCAGCGCGGTCGAGACCACGATCAAGCATCGGGTCTTCTACTCCGACATCGAGGGGAGCACGTCGGGCTGGAACGTCGTCAACTGGCGTCAGGGTCAGCCGAAGGGCTGGAACATCGTCTCGGGCGCCCACTCCTGCGTCGGGAACGCCTGGTGGTGCGGGGCGACCGGCTTCGCGAACGGGGACGGCTACGACAACAACTGGGTCCAGATCCTCAAGACCAACGTTCCGATCAACCTGGCGGGAACCTCGGGCAACACCCTGACCTTCAAGCACCGCATGCAGTCGGAGTACGCCTACGACTGGGGCTGGGTCATGATCCGCGACGGGAATCCGGCCTCGGCGTGGGACACGCTCGGGTCCTACTCGGGCAACTTCGGCTCCTCCTGCCAGAACGTGTCGATCAACATCCCGAATTCCTGGACCACGCGGCCGCAGCCCGTTCAGCTCCAGTTCCTCTTCGGCTCGGATCTCACCGTCTCGACGGCGGATTCCGCCGACGCGTTCACCGGCTGGAGCATCGACGACGTGAAGATCACGGCGTCCGGGAACAACGTGAGGTTCTTCGACGACATGGAGTCGGGGCCCTCCCAGTGGACGGCGTTCTCCGCCAATCCGGGGGCATGGTGGCACGTCGAGGGCGGGCCGGAGACGACCCCCACCGCGGACTGCTTCTTCCTCTTCACGAACGTCTGGGTGCCCTTCCAGGGCGCGATCTCCGGAGTCGTGCCGGACTTCACCGACGCCATGCTCACGACGCCCCACATGGACCTCGAGGGCGTCTTCCGGGGAGGCGTCTCGACCTTGCGGCTCCAGTTCGACCAGTGGGTCGACCTGCCCACCGAGAATGGGATGTACTGGTCGCTCTGGATCCAGGGGAGCAACGATCTCGTCTCCTGGACGCCATGGAGGAACGCGCTCAACCCGCTCGTCTTCTCCGGCGGCACGCCCCAGTGCCAGGAGAACGCGTTCATCAACTTCGATCCCTACAACACGAATCGGACCGGCGTCCAGCCCGGCACCAAGTACATCCGCCTCGGCTTCCGCCTCCGCGACGAGAAGCAGGTTTCCCAGGAGGGGGCGGTGCTCCGCCAGGGCTTCCTCACCGAGGGCATCTACTTCGACAACATCGGCGTGTATTACGTCTACACGATCACGGGCGTGGAGCCTGTGAACGGCGTGCCTCGTCACGAGCGCGCCGCGCTCTCCAAGATCTTTCCGAATCCATTCAATCCTTCGACCACGATCGAGTTCTCGGTCCCGTCCTCGGGACCGGCGCTGGTCCAAATCCATGACGTCCAGGGCAAAGCGGTCGCCACCGTGGTGAGGGAATCCCTCGCCGCCGGCGTCTACCGCGTTCGGTGGGACGGGCGTTCGGATGAGGGCCGGGAGCTCTCCTCCGGCGTCTACTTCGCCCGGCTGGAGAGTCCGGGGGGCCGGGATTCCAAGCGGCTCCTGATGATCAAGTAACGGGTATTCGGCAGCAACGAGGTCAGGTAGCACGAACGCCAAAGTTGGCCGGAAGGGGGTGATTGTCGAGGGGAGTCGCAATCGTACCTAGCCGTACCGCCGCGCCGTCCGGAAGGACGCAGTCTCGTGGCGCGGTGGCCGCGTTCCGGAGGTCTCGGGCGCGGGTAGGGGGAGAAGGGCCTCGCTCCGGAGGCCGCCCCGGGGATCCATCGGTTCCTTATTGAAGCTCATCGGAGGTTCGACATCATGCTGAAGCGGCTTTTCACGACGATTCTTGCGGTCGTCGCGATTGCTGGTTTCGCGAGCGTGGCGGACGCCCAGTACATGTACCTCGACTCCAACGGAGACGGGGTTCACAGCGCTGCGGACGTTATGAACGCCAACGGCACGCCCACCACGGTGGACGTGTGGCTCAGGACCAACCTCAATCGAGATGGCAGCACCGCCGTCTGCAACCAGGCGGACGGCGACCTGACGATGAACTCATACGTGGTCAG
This is a stretch of genomic DNA from Candidatus Eisenbacteria bacterium. It encodes these proteins:
- a CDS encoding PKD domain-containing protein; this encodes MRNRAFLKVALLGLLTLAFAPGYALAAGQGQDLSEMLASSAAVHATAVSGPIITVNPLSLNFGVVNVGNSATLPITISNTGDETLIISANNYSDPSFTTGGGMILSLSPGASANQDIFFNPTDGNTHSGTLTIESNASNGNLVISLSGQGNAAPTLDPIGDQVATAFVNLSFTVTASDADDTNDDIVTLTMGPGLPPGATFNAGTGQFSWTPTDADGGPHTVTFTASDGLLSDSETITIDVTVGNRPPVADAGGPYSAIVGQQINFDGTGSSDPDAGQTLSYSWDFGDGSSASGATAAHAYGIPGTFLVSLEVCDNGGPQLCASDVASAIISTEVAASIVLKNNGSTIRTHGGGKELVGIELPLYPLTSVDVSSIRMSTDYPGAGSVSEIAAQTKGAKIGDLDLDQVPDLDVFFTRADIAALLGNVPNNTVINIRVTGNIVSTSGNQAFAGTKSITVKAGGGAVTASAYPNPFNPETSIAYTTRISGPVTLKIYSIDGRLVRTLKEGEHSTAGTHEVRWNGIDNAGRHVPSGVYFVRTSVLSETSVFKLAITK
- a CDS encoding FlgD immunoglobulin-like domain containing protein, whose protein sequence is MRSTMLLRLRLSPLLVALALCAGASTAAGAGFWGQDFNISGGDVNETLTGLTGQRFAAVDDSNNLYIAFHDNRHKTGNDDNFEIFFRRFVFNFGSPSITRVTNAHNPSRNVAIATRNWGQTDPGTVADSGRLYLAWQDARLFSIPLSGPPKSFTIFFRTFMSRGGEGFGPEIQVSPYDSLNVADPPVTACGDSSRVWIVYPKGENLGTNTNLYVAVYNALTRTMGPEQLLVSGAPKATLPSIAASKDGVVHVVWSDNRVGGVNQIWTKRFVPGSGWTTEQQLVFSTGVSTAANLIASYSGKVHMVWQDTRDGNNEVYYKEYVPGTGWDPVDVRLTTQVNTQREAQIDADPMDNLYVVWTDQRNGAANQDIFYRERMGGLWQPEMSLVGAGTDTTNQVQQFPGITHDGTGKSYVTWTDWRLPASSGRNKDVFYKEGIGVVTSVEATPAPTFSKLLRNYPNPFNPLTKIAFRMERDAQVSLRVYDIQGRLVRSLVDDYLAAGPRVVEWDGADDQGHPVASGTYYLRLQGGGKYLSRAVNLLK
- a CDS encoding T9SS type A sorting domain-containing protein produces the protein MYRVQRSLRTQHGFAAIALIVLAALAPSTSWASFEKTVAKDWKDIFSVGPRPDFTPSAVETTIKHRVFYSDIEGSTSGWNVVNWRQGQPKGWNIVSGAHSCVGNAWWCGATGFANGDGYDNNWVQILKTNVPINLAGTSGNTLTFKHRMQSEYAYDWGWVMIRDGNPASAWDTLGSYSGNFGSSCQNVSINIPNSWTTRPQPVQLQFLFGSDLTVSTADSADAFTGWSIDDVKITASGNNVRFFDDMESGPSQWTAFSANPGAWWHVEGGPETTPTADCFFLFTNVWVPFQGAISGVVPDFTDAMLTTPHMDLEGVFRGGVSTLRLQFDQWVDLPTENGMYWSLWIQGSNDLVSWTPWRNALNPLVFSGGTPQCQENAFINFDPYNTNRTGVQPGTKYIRLGFRLRDEKQVSQEGAVLRQGFLTEGIYFDNIGVYYVYTITGVEPVNGVPRHERAALSKIFPNPFNPSTTIEFSVPSSGPALVQIHDVQGKAVATVVRESLAAGVYRVRWDGRSDEGRELSSGVYFARLESPGGRDSKRLLMIK